GTACACAATACTTTTTCCTTGCTGAGATAACAGAAGGGAAATTTGGTACAGGGGAAGGTATAGAATATAAAGATAAGAATAGAAATCGAGGAACTTATCTTCCTATGTGGATTGAAATAAATCAGTTATCATCAGTTGATGTTAAACCAAAAGAAGTTGCTACTAAAATTCAATCGGTATTCAACTAAATGGCGCAAATATATAAAACCACAACTAGATAATGGTCAATCTTTTTTTATAAAAATTGTAGAATACTTAACCAAAATAGAAACCGTTTTGATCAGACTTTTTTCAAAAGTGGTTACTTTTAACTAATAATAGATGTAGGTTTGTGAGGAGTTTTTGATCAGATTTTATTATAAAGCTACAATTTTAGAAGTCGAGTACTAAAGTAGTGCGTAATAATTACTAGTTTTTCAATGTTTTTTACAAAACACAGATAAAATCTTGTATAATTATGTAGAAATAACCAAATATGAGGAGGATTATATGAGTATTGTACTAGGCAATGACGAAACAGTAACAAGCAAAGAAAATTTCACTACTAACCTCGTCCTTTCATGGCTAAAAACGGATTTTTCACTAACTAATAAAAGGTTAGTAGGGTTTAGTCCAAATACATTATTTGGAGTTTTTCCTCTAGGGAAAAATGAATTCTCATATCCACTGAAAAATGTTGCTAGTGTAGGGGTTTCGACAAAATTTCATTTTAAACGTTTTATTATTGGTCTTATATTAGTATTTATGGGCTTAGGGGCGTTTGACACTTCCTTTTTTGTTGGGCTAGTTTTACTAGCTGTGGGTGCTTTACCACTTCTTAATAGCTACACAAGTAGGATGATAGTGACAAATAATGCTGGACAGGCAGCAGATATTGAAATATCAATTCTAGAAAAAGATAAGGTTCAACAATTCGTGAATAGAGTGAATATGGGTATATCTGATATAGCGTAGACAAAAAGCATATATAATAAAATAAGATCTCTCTACTTTCCGAGAGGTCATATTTAATATATGTAATTACACCTCAACAGATCAGGAAGAATTTATAAATGATTTATATTGGCGAAGCAATTATCTATACTAACGGGTGAAAAAGCAGATTTGAGTTGACTTTCCATATGAATTATTATACATTTTACTTAGTTAGACCACTTTAAGAGATTCATTTAATTGAAAAATATAAATTTAACGGGATTCCCCGCTTTGAATAGACTTACCATAAGTCTATTTTCAAAGCGGGGTTTTTTACGTACTTGGAGTGATGTGTTATCTACTATATTTCTTGAATGCTGCACCACTATATATTCATTAGTTTCTAATTAGTAGTCACATGGTTACAATACTAATCTTTATTAAATTATTAAGGAGGAATTTTTATGCAACCAACAGCTTTAGAAGTTCTATCTTCACTTAGAAGGAATAGACAAGTTACATCGGGAGTTGTAAGGAGTGTTGGAAAAAGGAAAATGCCAGTTGAGGAAAATGGCCAAATGGTAACCAAAGAAGTGGAGACAGCGATTTTTAATCTAGACGGTGGCTTCACAGGATTTTGTCCAATACATGAATTTGGAGAGTATCATTTTTCATCTTTAACTGGTTTTGTTGGTACAAAACATGAATTTATTATTGAAGAGTTATTATCGGATGATGTAACAGATACTCATATTGCACTAGTAAGTGTAAAACAAGCTGATCTTTTAAAGAAAGAGCAGTTTTGGGACACACTTAAAATCCTTGAAGAAGAAGATCAGCTGGATAGTAAGGTTTTCGAAGGGGCTATTACTGGATTTAGCTTTGAAACAAGAAAAGTGTATGTGAAAGTAAATGGTCAAGGTTGTATTATGCACATGAATGAATGGGACCATGAAAAGCGATCAAACATTCGTTTTGAAGCTCAAAGAAACAAAATAGTTCCTGTAAAAGTACTTAAATTTAACGAGGAAACAGGTCATGTGCACGTAAGTAGGAAAGCGGCGATACCAGATCCATTTAAGGAACTGTTGAAATACGAAAAAGATGAAGCGATTGTAGGACGAGTTTCGCATATTGACCCAGTTCATGGTGTGTTTGTCCAATTGGATAATAAACTTGAGTTAAAAGGTACAGTACCTCGTAAGGTTCCAACACCACTTGTTGGAGAGTTAGTCAGATGTAAGATTAGAGACATAGACGTAAATGCAAGAAAAGGCAGGGTTGTAATTACTGGATACCCACAAGGAAAAAAACAAGTGAATGATATGACATCTTTCTTGTATGTCTAATGTTGAAGCTATGGCAGAAAATCATTTAAATACGCAAGAACTAGACAACCAATACTGGACTGACTCCAATGGCCAGGTCTTAATTTGGGATGACCCTTCAATGGTAGGGGGTATCCGTCATCCCAAAAAGTACAAGCCCTTAACTACTGTATCTAGTGTACTCAATAAATATCAATATGGCATATTAAAACCAGAAGATGTTGTGATTTTGAAAGTGTTAGGGGATGTTATATGTGCAAATGAAAATCAAATGAGAAGATACTTGGAGTTAAATGGGTATAGTCGCTCAATGGTCTCTGATCGTCTAAAACGTTTTCGTGAATTAGGTCTTGTAGATAGGTGGTTTGTTAGCAGTCAAATACATTCGGAAAACAGAAAACCTCCCGCTCCGTTTACGATAGGGATTGGAGGTTTTAACTTACTTAAGCATCACTTTAACGAATCGTACTTTGTATATCCTGAAAAATGGTTTACTTGGGGAGTAAAAGTAGTTCAGAGATATGTTGCAATGAACGAGGTTCGTTTGCAACTTGCTGAAAATCGCTATATGAGTAACTGGACATGGAATGCTGTTCTTGCTGGTAATCCAAAATATACAAGGCCACATGGTGTGGCTGAGCTTAAAACAGCTAAACAAGGCAATATTAACCTTATTATTGAAAGAGCGCAGCAGACAAAAGATTTTATATCATTCTTCAAGGAAAAAATCGATAAATATACATACTTGAATGAGCGATATGGCTCGTTTCAGGTTCATGTTAAGACTAGGGAAGGTACTCATGTGAACACCAATAAGAGCATATTGGTCTTATATTGTTCAACAAGGTCTATTGCTATTGCTGTTCTTAAAGAGATCCAAACTGATAACGTACCCTTTCCAATCTTGTTTTTGATCGAGGAAGATATGAAAAGTGAACTGGGGATTAACAAAGCATTCTTTGTACCTAAATTAGAAAAACTTAGACGTTTCGATTTGCCTTCATTGTTTTCAAGTAACGTAGTAGGGAGTGAGTAATTTACATGAAGCAAAAGGAGTCAGTACGTAATAGACCTAAAGAAATTACTGGGCTACCATCTATTATTCGTTCTAGCTATATGCACAAATTATTGTCTCATGATCCTTACACTTACTATCACTCTTTACGCGTTGCTAGCCTATTGAGTACTTTTAGTGCTTACATAGGCTTTTCTTCTGAAGAATGTGAAGCATCTTATAATGCAGGGCTTTTACATGATATAGGAAAGCTCAATGTATGTAAAAGTATATTATCTAAACCAGACGTTTTAACAGCAGAAGAATGGAAGCAAATTTTATGTCACCCATCCGAAGGAATCAATTTACTTAGTAAACCGCTACATCATCCCACCATCCTTGAGATAACCAAACACCATCATGAAAACTACAATGGAAGTGGATACCCTGATGGCCTTAAAGGCGACTCAATCCCATATACAGCTCGAATTGCACGAATCATAGACTCATTTGATGCTATGACGAGTCAAAGATCTTATAACAAAAGAAAGTCTATCCAAAGTGCTCTTGTATCAATTGAGGATAATATAGGCAATGCATATGATCCTACCATAGCAAAAGAATTTATTATTTTTGTAGAAAAAAAGAATCATCCATTGTTTAGAAAACTAATTTAGTTGAGCGGGGTTAATATCAATGAAACCTGCTCAGTAGGACCCCAAAAATCATAACTCTAGATGTTAATGATGAAATTAATAGTCGCAAACGGAGGGTGGATTTATGAATACGGCTTTACTTCACAATGGTGAGATTATCACTGCAAAAGAATATGATGAATCAACTAACGGAAGTAGGATTTATTGTATTGATAAAAATTGTCGTGCTCCCCTTATACATGTTGTGAAAACCCAAAATAAAAGTGAACATTTTAAAACGACAGGTAAGGGTGAGTCAAAACATAAACAAAAATGCGGTTTTTATGAACCGCTTGACCTTTTAGAATCAGTAGCAAAAGTGAAAGAATATCAGGAAGATTTAGGAGATAACATGAACGAAACGTTAATTCGGTTAAATATGAATCGAATTGACCCAGACCATGAAAGCAAGGCTGTTGAAAGAGGAAAAAAAGATAAAAAAGATGATTCTACAAAAATAAAAGTTAAACAGGATAACGATACACCTGCATCTATTAGTTCCGTAAAGTCTGTTGTGAAGTTAATTACAGAATATGAACCAGACATTTTAGCGAGCATTTTGGTAAATGTCGGTGGTGGTTATAAAATTCCTATTTCAGAGCTTGTAGTTAAACACATAGATGCTCATAAGATGCTTTGGGAAGACCGGGTGTTTGATGTTGGCTACTTTGTATATGGAAAAGTTGCAAATATGATCAAAAGGGATAAAGTGCAGTATATAAATTTTGATGAGGAACAGGGAGTAGCATTTACTATCGTATTATTTCAAAAGTATTGGCACGAATTTAATTATAGCAACGAAGAACTTGTTGGCAAACATGTTATGGTATACGGGCATTTAAGAAAAAATGAGTATCAAGGCAAGAGAGAAACGGAAATGATTATTAAGAGTGATAAATATGTTGAAGTGTTAAAGATAAAGAAATTAAAATCTCAGCTGGAGGAAAGTAATGAA
This is a stretch of genomic DNA from Bacillus sp. SM2101. It encodes these proteins:
- a CDS encoding replication-relaxation family protein, producing the protein MSNVEAMAENHLNTQELDNQYWTDSNGQVLIWDDPSMVGGIRHPKKYKPLTTVSSVLNKYQYGILKPEDVVILKVLGDVICANENQMRRYLELNGYSRSMVSDRLKRFRELGLVDRWFVSSQIHSENRKPPAPFTIGIGGFNLLKHHFNESYFVYPEKWFTWGVKVVQRYVAMNEVRLQLAENRYMSNWTWNAVLAGNPKYTRPHGVAELKTAKQGNINLIIERAQQTKDFISFFKEKIDKYTYLNERYGSFQVHVKTREGTHVNTNKSILVLYCSTRSIAIAVLKEIQTDNVPFPILFLIEEDMKSELGINKAFFVPKLEKLRRFDLPSLFSSNVVGSE
- a CDS encoding HD domain-containing phosphohydrolase, with protein sequence MKQKESVRNRPKEITGLPSIIRSSYMHKLLSHDPYTYYHSLRVASLLSTFSAYIGFSSEECEASYNAGLLHDIGKLNVCKSILSKPDVLTAEEWKQILCHPSEGINLLSKPLHHPTILEITKHHHENYNGSGYPDGLKGDSIPYTARIARIIDSFDAMTSQRSYNKRKSIQSALVSIEDNIGNAYDPTIAKEFIIFVEKKNHPLFRKLI